In the Terriglobia bacterium genome, one interval contains:
- a CDS encoding Ig-like domain-containing protein has protein sequence MKLKWLLLPLALLLSCIAVPAQQTTATYTQVVNKAAPTVGITSSLNPSTYTTSVTFVANVPTDATGTVQFLDGATPLGSAQAISNGVAQYSTTSLPVGANSIVASYSGDANNSPEISSALDQVVNKAASTTIVA, from the coding sequence ATGAAATTGAAATGGCTATTGCTGCCTCTTGCGTTGCTACTGTCATGCATCGCCGTCCCGGCGCAACAAACAACCGCGACCTACACACAGGTGGTTAACAAGGCCGCCCCTACTGTCGGCATAACTTCATCCCTCAATCCCAGCACCTATACGACCAGTGTGACCTTCGTCGCGAACGTGCCCACCGACGCAACCGGTACCGTCCAGTTTCTCGATGGCGCGACTCCACTCGGTTCAGCGCAAGCGATCTCGAACGGAGTCGCCCAATATTCGACAACATCGCTCCCTGTGGGAGCAAACTCGATTGTTGCGTCCTACAGTGGAGACGCAAATAATAGTCCGGAAATCTCCAGCGCGCTCGACCAGGTTGTCAATAAAGCAGCCAGTACAACGATCGTTGCCAG